The Pseudomonas orientalis genome contains a region encoding:
- a CDS encoding Lrp/AsnC family transcriptional regulator has protein sequence MDKYDRMLLSALLKDGRASYAQLARTVNLSAPAVAERVAKLEASGVITGYQAKVDLSKVGLPIQCVIELRLTNHGSQKVYDALAQIPELTECHRVTGDPCVIMQAAVGTMPELEDLINRVAKFGFSKTSIILSSAIERRVPLGQLEANGKSGG, from the coding sequence ATGGACAAATACGACCGCATGCTCCTCAGTGCCCTGCTCAAAGACGGCCGCGCTTCCTACGCCCAACTGGCCCGCACGGTGAACCTCTCCGCCCCCGCCGTGGCCGAGCGCGTGGCCAAGCTGGAGGCCAGCGGGGTGATTACCGGTTACCAGGCCAAGGTCGACTTGTCCAAAGTCGGCCTGCCGATTCAATGCGTGATTGAATTGCGGCTGACCAATCACGGCAGCCAGAAAGTCTACGACGCCCTGGCGCAAATTCCCGAACTGACCGAATGCCACCGGGTCACCGGTGATCCGTGCGTGATCATGCAAGCAGCAGTGGGCACCATGCCGGAGCTGGAAGACCTGATTAATCGGGTGGCGAAGTTCGGGTTCAGCAAGACGTCGATTATTTTGTCCAGCGCTATAGAGCGGCGGGTGCCGTTGGGGCAGTTGGAAGCCAATGGGAAAAGTGGTGGCTGA
- a CDS encoding DUF6124 family protein: protein MVKVTPDPPKSKPDFLSEDALLHRRAIDYYLKASAPDAPIFILNDNLSFEDALAHAADLLHCAVETAHASGEVMKAPQRAVMHLVEMAKGVVDQALECAQPR, encoded by the coding sequence ATGGTCAAAGTCACCCCCGACCCACCCAAGTCCAAACCCGACTTCCTCAGCGAAGACGCTCTGCTCCACCGTCGTGCCATCGATTACTACCTCAAGGCATCCGCCCCGGATGCGCCCATTTTTATCCTGAATGACAACCTGAGCTTCGAAGACGCCCTGGCCCATGCGGCGGATTTGCTGCATTGCGCGGTGGAGACCGCGCATGCGTCGGGTGAAGTCATGAAGGCGCCGCAGCGGGCGGTGATGCATTTGGTGGAGATGGCGAAGGGGGTGGTGGATCAGGCGTTGGAGTGTGCGCAACCTCGATAG
- a CDS encoding 3'-5' exonuclease, whose protein sequence is MERIAVIDFETTGITPSSHCRATEIGVVILERGHIVDRYQSLMNAGVRVPGFIEQLTGISNAMLRNAPPAERVMNEVNEFVGTTPLMAHNAAFDQKFWDFELGLIRRTRLQKFACSLLLARRLMPAAPNHKLGTLNSYAQLPHTGQAHRALADAEMAANLTAHLARELRQTHGLRELSHDLLCTLQKVPAAKINEHLKKHRGF, encoded by the coding sequence TTGGAACGTATAGCGGTCATCGACTTTGAAACCACCGGCATCACCCCAAGCAGCCACTGCCGGGCCACGGAAATTGGTGTGGTCATCCTTGAGCGCGGGCACATTGTCGACCGCTACCAGAGCCTGATGAATGCCGGCGTGCGCGTGCCCGGTTTCATCGAACAACTCACCGGCATCAGCAACGCCATGCTGCGCAACGCGCCACCGGCCGAGCGGGTGATGAACGAGGTCAATGAGTTCGTCGGCACTACGCCGCTGATGGCGCACAACGCCGCGTTCGACCAGAAGTTCTGGGACTTTGAACTGGGCCTGATCCGCCGCACCCGCCTGCAGAAATTCGCCTGCTCCCTGCTGCTGGCCCGCCGCCTCATGCCGGCGGCGCCCAATCACAAGCTCGGCACCCTCAACAGCTACGCGCAACTGCCCCACACCGGCCAGGCCCACCGGGCGCTGGCGGATGCTGAGATGGCCGCCAACCTGACGGCGCACCTGGCGCGGGAACTGCGCCAGACCCACGGCCTGCGCGAACTGTCCCACGATTTGCTTTGCACCTTGCAGAAAGTGCCTGCCGCGAAGATCAATGAGCACCTGAAGAAACATCGCGGGTTCTGA
- a CDS encoding NYN domain-containing protein translates to MKKIAVFADVQNLYYTVRQAYGCHFNYAALWADISAHGQIVEAYAYAIDRGDSKQQQFQQILRNLGFTVKLKPYIQRSDGSAKGDWDVGITLDIMDAADHVDEVVLASGDGDFDMLLERIIHKHGVQAVAYGVPGLTANSLIRAASRYVPIEGALLLK, encoded by the coding sequence GTGAAGAAAATTGCAGTGTTCGCCGATGTGCAAAACCTCTATTACACCGTTCGCCAGGCCTACGGCTGCCACTTCAACTACGCGGCGCTGTGGGCTGATATCAGCGCCCATGGGCAGATCGTCGAGGCGTACGCCTACGCCATCGACCGTGGCGACAGCAAACAGCAGCAGTTCCAGCAGATCCTGCGCAACTTGGGCTTTACGGTAAAACTCAAGCCTTACATCCAGCGCAGCGACGGTTCGGCCAAGGGCGACTGGGACGTGGGCATCACCCTCGACATCATGGACGCCGCCGACCATGTCGACGAAGTGGTGCTGGCTTCCGGCGACGGGGATTTCGACATGCTGCTCGAGCGCATCATTCACAAGCATGGCGTGCAAGCGGTGGCCTACGGCGTGCCCGGGCTGACGGCCAACTCGCTGATACGCGCCGCCAGCCGCTACGTACCGATCGAAGGCGCGTTGCTGCTCAAATAA
- a CDS encoding DUF2076 domain-containing protein, protein MNSEEQTLIDGLFSRLQQAETDSAPRDAQAEARIKEHMTRQPAAGYYMTQSLLVQEHALQSLDAQNKQQAQQIQQLQEELQRAKSAQPAPASGGGGGFLSSIFGGGSREAQPAPGNSGGGWREPARPSFNAPAPQQNYQQPPQPAAVAPAGSGFLGGAMKTAAGVAGGVLLAEGISSLFHHNQQPQVVEEIIEQPAPASDQGGWGNDDQKFAGNDSWGSNNADSVADSDYVDDSSAFGDDDSFV, encoded by the coding sequence ATGAACAGCGAAGAACAAACCCTGATCGATGGACTGTTTTCACGGTTGCAGCAAGCCGAGACGGACTCAGCCCCCCGCGACGCCCAGGCCGAAGCGCGGATCAAGGAACACATGACTCGCCAACCGGCCGCCGGCTACTACATGACCCAGTCGCTCCTGGTGCAGGAACACGCGCTGCAAAGCCTGGATGCGCAGAACAAGCAGCAGGCCCAGCAGATCCAGCAATTGCAGGAAGAATTGCAGCGCGCCAAATCCGCGCAACCGGCCCCGGCCAGCGGCGGTGGTGGTGGCTTCCTGTCGAGCATCTTTGGCGGCGGTTCGCGCGAGGCGCAGCCTGCGCCGGGTAATTCGGGCGGCGGCTGGCGTGAACCGGCGCGGCCATCGTTCAACGCGCCGGCGCCGCAGCAGAATTATCAACAGCCGCCACAACCGGCCGCCGTCGCACCAGCCGGCAGCGGATTCCTCGGTGGGGCCATGAAGACCGCGGCCGGCGTGGCCGGTGGTGTATTGCTCGCCGAGGGCATCAGCAGCCTGTTTCATCACAACCAGCAGCCGCAGGTGGTGGAAGAGATCATCGAACAACCGGCGCCGGCCAGTGATCAAGGTGGCTGGGGCAACGATGACCAGAAGTTCGCCGGGAATGACAGCTGGGGCAGCAACAACGCGGACAGCGTCGCCGACAGCGATTATGTCGACGATTCCTCCGCCTTTGGCGACGACGATTCCTTCGTCTGA
- a CDS encoding YciC family protein — protein MNPLDVLRDSLRFTLRNLGAIVQLCLPLVILEALLQQVLDHMLGPEAFSGYSVVVGLLVYPLYTGALILFLDARTRGESPRTRDVWALALAMWPRFALLTAMSTLLILLGLSLYFLPGLWLMVVLAFAEYLLVLRGMSALEAMKESLRLTRGHFWRILVCLLCVMTPLWLLKGASVAAYPEPAPLLGLLMDSAHSFLQLFTSVVLFRLFMLIGGDADAR, from the coding sequence ATGAATCCGTTAGACGTGCTGCGCGACTCCTTGCGCTTTACCCTGCGCAACCTGGGCGCCATCGTCCAGCTGTGCCTGCCGCTGGTGATCCTCGAAGCCCTGTTGCAACAGGTGCTCGACCACATGCTGGGCCCGGAGGCCTTTAGCGGTTACAGCGTGGTGGTGGGGTTACTGGTGTATCCGTTGTACACCGGCGCTCTGATCCTGTTCCTCGACGCCCGCACCCGCGGTGAATCGCCACGTACCCGGGATGTGTGGGCCCTGGCCCTGGCCATGTGGCCGCGCTTCGCCCTGTTGACCGCGATGAGCACACTGCTGATTCTGCTCGGGCTGTCGCTGTACTTCCTGCCGGGCCTGTGGCTGATGGTGGTGCTGGCGTTTGCCGAGTACTTGCTGGTATTGCGCGGCATGTCGGCGCTCGAAGCGATGAAGGAAAGCCTGCGCCTGACCCGTGGGCATTTCTGGCGCATCCTGGTGTGCCTGCTGTGCGTAATGACGCCGCTGTGGCTGCTCAAGGGCGCCAGCGTGGCGGCGTATCCCGAACCCGCGCCGCTGCTGGGGCTGCTGATGGACAGCGCCCACAGTTTCCTGCAACTGTTTACCAGTGTGGTGCTGTTCCGTTTATTCATGTTGATCGGTGGCGACGCCGACGCGCGGTGA
- a CDS encoding endonuclease/exonuclease/phosphatase family protein, with protein MTRLLRITLLSLLLIAGLLAALIYSLTWRPADKETLPVSCVAPRAPTLLPGQALKVMTWNVQYLAGKNYVFWYDTPDGSGPDERPTVEDMAFSLDEVARVIRDEQPDILLLQEIDEGAKPSHYQDQLALLQERLVDLYPCSTQAFDWKADFVPSLPIFGSVGRKLATLSRYQIEHAERLQLPTADANFISRQFQPKPALLLTYLPLSDGGQLAVLNTRLDGGMPGRSAVQEQVEATVKLLDKLEGRGTPWLIGGDFNLLPLGQFLRLDAQKRGQYSPDSELHLLWDKYPMIPSNSESSGIDRKQWLTHFPNDPSLEGPDRTLDYLFYSARIKRVEAKVRQEDTLRISNHLPVIARFLLPAAQ; from the coding sequence ATGACCCGTTTATTGCGCATCACCCTGTTGAGCCTGCTTCTGATTGCAGGCCTGTTGGCGGCACTGATCTACAGCCTGACCTGGCGCCCGGCCGACAAGGAGACCCTGCCGGTCAGTTGCGTGGCGCCGCGTGCGCCGACCCTGCTGCCGGGGCAGGCGCTCAAGGTGATGACCTGGAACGTGCAGTACCTGGCCGGTAAGAACTACGTGTTCTGGTACGACACCCCCGACGGCAGCGGCCCGGACGAACGGCCCACGGTTGAGGACATGGCCTTCAGCCTTGACGAAGTGGCGCGGGTGATCCGCGACGAACAGCCCGACATCCTGCTGTTGCAGGAAATCGACGAAGGCGCCAAGCCCTCCCACTACCAGGATCAACTCGCGCTGTTGCAGGAGCGGCTGGTCGACCTCTACCCGTGCAGCACCCAGGCATTCGACTGGAAAGCCGACTTTGTGCCCAGCCTGCCCATCTTCGGCAGCGTCGGGCGCAAGCTGGCCACCCTCAGCCGCTACCAGATCGAACACGCCGAGCGCCTGCAATTGCCCACGGCGGATGCCAATTTCATCAGCCGCCAGTTCCAGCCCAAGCCCGCTTTGTTGCTGACGTACCTGCCCCTGAGCGACGGTGGGCAACTGGCGGTGCTCAACACGCGCCTGGACGGCGGCATGCCTGGGCGCAGTGCGGTGCAGGAACAAGTGGAGGCCACCGTGAAGTTACTGGATAAACTCGAAGGCCGTGGCACGCCCTGGTTGATCGGCGGGGATTTCAATCTGCTGCCGCTGGGCCAATTCCTGCGCCTGGATGCGCAAAAACGCGGCCAGTATTCGCCGGACAGTGAGTTGCACCTGTTGTGGGACAAATACCCGATGATCCCGAGCAACAGTGAATCCAGCGGCATCGACCGCAAGCAATGGCTGACGCACTTCCCCAATGACCCAAGCCTTGAGGGGCCGGATCGGACGCTGGACTACCTGTTCTACAGCGCGCGGATCAAGCGGGTCGAGGCCAAGGTCAGGCAGGAAGATACTTTGCGCATATCCAACCATTTACCGGTCATCGCCCGCTTCCTGCTGCCCGCCGCGCAATAA